A single region of the Liolophura sinensis isolate JHLJ2023 chromosome 9, CUHK_Ljap_v2, whole genome shotgun sequence genome encodes:
- the LOC135475388 gene encoding G-protein coupled receptor dmsr-1-like has protein sequence MAASYSNGNGSILLNDTGIEDESVSALFAFHNWYNFYHGYLACVVCVFGVVANIFNIIVLTRKNMQSPTNVLLTGLAVSDGLTMAAYFPFALYFYVMEGKRTIHSARFLLFYAIFSVLVHSVSIWLTVTLALFRYIFIRYPRRGVILCSIHRAKLAIVIVSFAVIVVCLPTCLMYEVTPMTENSDQWVISIKRNGTLDNIIEKTNFWSQAVLIKLVPCFMLTVLSIMLVKTMKDAEKRRKKLLQKSHKTDDDSTRERKTNRTTRMLLAVVILFLLTETPQGVLHILSGTIEGFFDTVYYPLGDLLDILALINNGINFILYCTMSKQFRDTFLVIFFKATRVGGHHLVSTHMSTRESDL, from the coding sequence ATGGCCGCAAGCTACAGCAACGGTAATGGTTCTATCCTGTTGAACGACACGGGCATTGAAGACGAGAGTGTATCAGCACTCTTTGCATTCCATAACTGGTATAATTTCTATCATGGATATCTCGCTTGTGTTGTTTGCGTCTTTGGCGTTGTGGCAAATATCTTTAACATCATCGTTCTGACTCGCAAAAACATGCAGTCCCCGACGAATGTGCTGTTAACCGGACTGGCCGTTTCTGACGGACTGACGATGGCAGCTTACTTCCCTTTTGCCTTGTACTTTTATGTGATGGAAGGGAAAAGAACCATTCACTCTGCCAGATTTCTTCTCTTCTATGCTATATTCAGTGTACTTGTCCACTCCGTGTCAATCTGGTTGACCGTGACCCTAGCATTGTTCAGGTATATTTTTATTCGTTACCCACGACGAGGGGTGATTTTATGCAGTATTCATCGTGCTAAACTAGCAATTGTTATTGTGTCATTTGCTGTGATCGTTGTTTGCCTTCCGACCTGTCTCATGTACGAAGTCACACCCATGACAGAGAACTCAGATCAATGGGTTATTTCGATCAAGAGAAACGGCACGCTGGACAACATAATAGAGAAAACAAACTTCTGGTCCCAAGCTGTTCTAATCAAATTAGTGCCGTGTTTTATGCTAACCGTTCTAAGCATAATGCTCGTGAAAACGATGAAGGACGCTGAAAAAAGGCGCAAAAAGCTGCTTCAGAAAAGTCACAAGACTGACGATGACTCAACACGGGAAAGGAAGACCAACAGAACAACGAGGATGCTCCTGGCAGTTGTCATCTTGTTCCTCTTGACAGAGACCCCACAGGGTGTGCTTCACATCCTCAGTGGTACCATCGAGGGCTTCTTCGATACGGTCTACTACCCTTTGGGAGATTTACTGGACATTTTGGCTCTCATAAATAATGGAATCAATTTTATCCTGTATTGTACTATGAGTAAGCAGTTTAGGGACACCTTTTTGGTAATATTCTTCAAAGCTACTCGCGTCGGTGGACACCATCTTGTCTCCACGCACATGAGCACCAGAGAGTCCGATTTATAG